The Lycium barbarum isolate Lr01 chromosome 12, ASM1917538v2, whole genome shotgun sequence genome includes a region encoding these proteins:
- the LOC132624334 gene encoding high mobility group B protein 6-like: protein MEVDPDKHASFHMHLFKEGFMEKILMPSHFVKKHKKMLAKTCILKTDVAGISWKHEDVLIFFLIEKSTFHVLLYSQKQCGNLDGRQLFEELSSSSEEEGEGEEEEEEKEEENIEASRKLKKVKMKRGESSGKSKWSQEPIDISDFEEECVNPSRSSKDGGNPGFSRPEVKSDAKADNMLGLKKKAPETKEAKKVAKDPDKPKRPTSAFYVTRGRRSASYPDKPKRPAGAFFFFLKEFRKQFKKENPKNKSVAAVGIAGGNKWKQLSDAEKAPYVAEAKKRMAEYHKNKDTYYNKRVAAGSSEEEESYKSMSEVDEEENNEASRKLKKVKMEPRESSGKCICTSIYLCTWFLAITLMNALGFFLLRFGIVFVCKFDKKLKHHS, encoded by the exons ATGGAAGTCGATCCTGACAAGCACGCATCGTTTCACATGCATCTATTTAAAGAAGGTTTTATGGAAAAAATA CTTATGCCATCTCATTTTGTGAAAAAACACAAGAAGATGTTGGCTAAGACCTGCATACTGAAAACTGATGTAGCTGGGATTTCATGGAAA CATGAGGATGTTTTGATCTTTTTCCTCATTGAGAAATCAACGTTTCATGTCCTGCTCTACTCCCAGAAGCAATGTGGAAACCTTGATGGGAGGCAACTTTTTGAGGAACTCAGTTCTTCCTCGGAAGAGGAAGGGGAAggggaagaagaggaggaagagaaagaggaagagaaCATCGAAGCTTCAAGAAAATTGAAAAAAGTCAAAATGAAGCGAGGAGAATCATCAGGTAAGTCAAAATGGAGCCAAGAGCCAATAGATATATCAGATTTTGAGGAAGAATGCGTTAATCCATCCCGTAGCTCCAAAGATGGGGGAAATCCAGGCTTTTCACGTCCAG AAGTTAAATCCGATGCCAAAGCTGATAACATGCTCGGCTTGAAGAAGAAAGCTCCCGAGACTAAAGAAGCGAAGAAGGTGGCCAAGGATCCTGACAAACCAAAGAGGCCTACAAGTGCTTTCTACGTTACCCGAGGACGGAGGTCTGCCTCGTATCCTGACAAACCCAAGAGGCCTGCAGgtgctttcttttttttcttgaaggAGTTCAGGAAGCAGTTCAAGAAGGAGAATCCAAAAAATAAATCTGTGGCCGCTGTCGGTATAGCCGGTGGAAACAAGTGGAAACAGTTGTCAGATGCTGAAAAAGCTCCTTATGTGGCAGAGGCAAAGAAAAGGATGGCGGAATATCATAAGAACAAGGATACTTATTATAACAAGCGAGTAGCTGCTGGATCTTCCGAAGAAGAGGAATCTTACAAGTCAATGTCCGAGGTTGATGAGGAAGAGAACAATGAGGCTTCTAGAAAATTGAAGAAGGTCAAAATGGAGCCAAGAGAATCATCAGGTAAATGTATCTGTACATCGATATATTTATGCACTTGGTTCCTTGCAATAACATTGATGAACGCACTTGGTTTCTTTTTGTTGCGTTTTGGCATCGTATTTGTATGCAAGTTTGATAAGAAATTAAAACATCACAGTTAA
- the LOC132621503 gene encoding B3 domain-containing protein REM19-like produces MHNQQSNMFYDRRKDVMDKEKSIAYKRAIANFKSKNPFFISFMHPSYISKSGFLCIKLAFAREYIPENCSNIVLRVPGRGSWPVKYCLGTAQAKFWTGWTEFVLDNQLKIGDVCVFEVIEGTQLSIDVTIFRAAEN; encoded by the exons ATGCACAATCAACAATCCAATATGTTTTATGATAGGCGCAAGGACGTAATGGACAAAGAGAAGTCTATAGCATATAAAAGAGCAATAGCAAATTTCAAGTCTAAGAATCCGTTCTTTATATCTTTTATGCATCCTTCCTATATCTCCAAATCGGGCTTTCTG TGCATAAAGTTGGCATTTGCTAGGGAATATATCCCGGAAAACTGCAGCAACATAGTGCTTCGTGTTCCAGGCAGAGGATCTTGGCCTGTCAAATACTGTCTGGGAACAGCACAAGCTAAATTTTGGACTGGCTGGACGGAGTTCGTGCTGGACAATCAGTTAAAAATAGGTGATGTTTGTGTATTTGAAGTGATTGAGGGCACTCAGCTCTCTATAGATGTCACTATATTTCGTGCAGCTGAGAACTGA